The following are from one region of the Hydrogenophaga sp. BPS33 genome:
- a CDS encoding LysR family transcriptional regulator, producing MKRSLHAALPSLDTLIVFEHAAAELSFTKAGEHLGLTQSAVSRQILDLEALLGIELFSRQKRALSLTPAGTEFRELVRPSVQGLQEAVLAMRMRMSPSNVVNISVAASFCNLWFIPNLPRYYQEAVGAQVNVVPHVGQVSFKNRGSDAAVVSSIGPPPHCCSMKLIDLALIPYASAALMKKLGVQRFEDFDTIPALQLIESSGLWSQYFAHVGWPQSRVNYSGTNGLHLLNYEAAVAGLGVALLPPEFVVPGEQHSGLLPLHDAMLTISRSYYYCWPEGSEKQEAVASLGAWLQREVHLARQRRSRLPG from the coding sequence ATGAAACGTAGCCTGCACGCCGCACTGCCGTCGCTCGACACCCTCATCGTCTTTGAACACGCGGCGGCGGAGCTGAGCTTCACCAAGGCGGGCGAACACCTCGGCCTGACACAGAGCGCGGTCAGCCGCCAGATCCTTGATCTGGAAGCCTTGCTGGGCATCGAGCTGTTCTCTCGGCAGAAGCGGGCCCTGTCCCTGACGCCCGCCGGCACCGAGTTCCGCGAACTCGTCAGGCCTTCCGTGCAAGGGCTACAGGAAGCCGTGCTGGCCATGCGCATGCGCATGTCCCCCAGCAACGTGGTGAACATCTCGGTGGCCGCGAGCTTCTGCAACCTCTGGTTCATTCCCAACCTGCCGCGCTACTACCAGGAAGCCGTGGGCGCGCAGGTCAACGTGGTGCCCCACGTGGGCCAGGTGTCGTTCAAGAACCGGGGCAGCGATGCGGCCGTCGTGAGTTCCATCGGGCCGCCGCCCCACTGCTGCAGCATGAAGCTCATCGATCTGGCCTTGATTCCCTACGCCTCCGCGGCCTTGATGAAGAAGCTCGGCGTGCAGCGGTTCGAGGACTTCGACACCATTCCAGCGCTTCAGTTGATCGAGAGCAGCGGCCTCTGGTCACAGTACTTCGCGCACGTGGGCTGGCCTCAATCGCGCGTGAACTATTCGGGCACGAACGGCCTGCATCTGTTGAACTACGAAGCCGCCGTGGCCGGCCTGGGCGTGGCCCTGCTGCCCCCGGAATTCGTCGTGCCCGGCGAGCAGCACAGCGGGCTGCTTCCGCTGCACGATGCGATGCTGACCATCTCGAGGTCGTACTACTACTGCTGGCCCGAAGGCAGCGAGAAGCAGGAAGCGGTGGCGTCGCTGGGGGCCTGGCTCCAGCGCGAAGTCCACCTCGCAAGGCAGCGCCGCAGCCGCCTGCCAGGGTGA
- a CDS encoding MOSC domain-containing protein: MSTDSRSNAPTDVQATIAELWVYPIKSCAGIRLREAELTETGLLYDRAWMVVDAHGDFVSQRELPRMALIQTAFKMGQLVVRAPGMLALHLELDAAEGPLKVRVWDDEVMACDMGDVAAQWFSDFLGPDAPPNLKRLRLARFDPEVRRVSSLRWTGGREAITQFADGFSLLVTSTASLGDLNARLAASGHAPVVMERFRPNLVLAGVEAHDEDRIGALHIATGEGARAVIEPVKPCARCPIPNIDPATARSSPEVNDTLQTYRQDPRVNGGITFGMNAIVVEGDAQMLRVGQAVSADWKFD; encoded by the coding sequence ATGAGCACAGACAGCCGCTCCAACGCGCCCACCGACGTTCAGGCCACTATCGCCGAGCTGTGGGTGTATCCCATCAAGTCGTGCGCCGGCATCCGCCTGCGCGAGGCCGAGCTCACCGAGACCGGCCTGCTCTACGACCGGGCCTGGATGGTGGTCGATGCGCATGGCGATTTTGTGTCGCAACGCGAACTGCCGCGCATGGCGCTGATCCAGACCGCGTTCAAGATGGGGCAACTGGTGGTGCGCGCGCCCGGCATGCTGGCGCTGCATCTGGAGCTGGACGCGGCCGAGGGGCCGTTGAAGGTGCGCGTGTGGGACGACGAGGTGATGGCCTGCGACATGGGCGACGTGGCCGCGCAATGGTTCAGCGACTTTCTGGGGCCGGATGCGCCGCCGAACCTGAAGCGGCTGCGCCTGGCGCGCTTCGATCCCGAGGTGCGGCGCGTGAGCAGCCTCCGATGGACCGGCGGGCGCGAGGCCATCACGCAGTTTGCCGACGGCTTCAGCCTGCTGGTGACCAGCACCGCGTCCCTCGGCGATCTCAATGCGCGCCTGGCGGCCAGCGGCCACGCGCCGGTGGTGATGGAGCGCTTCCGGCCCAACCTCGTGCTGGCGGGGGTGGAGGCGCACGACGAAGACCGCATCGGCGCGCTGCACATCGCCACCGGCGAGGGCGCGCGGGCCGTGATCGAGCCGGTGAAGCCGTGCGCGCGCTGCCCCATTCCCAACATTGACCCGGCCACTGCGCGCTCCAGCCCCGAGGTGAACGACACCCTGCAGACCTACCGCCAGGACCCGCGGGTCAACGGCGGCATTACCTTCGGCATGAACGCGATCGTGGTCGAAGGCGATGCGCAGATGCTGCGCGTGGGACAGGCCGTGAGCGCGGACTGGAAGTTCGATTAG
- a CDS encoding FAD-dependent monooxygenase, which yields MNFPAPRPGSGRRFDVAIRGAGVVGQALALLLAKDRLRVALVGTPRSPQDTPDVRAYALNAASRDLLRTVRAWPDTDPADSRTPPITPVSAMQVWGDDGGELQFSADEQGADALTWIVDVPALEQRLNDAIGFQSGIERMAEAPPAALTVVCEGKRSRTREELGLEFEVRPYPHKAVAARLHCEQPHGGIARQWFSKGEVMALLPLGGPFGNSVALVWSVPAEQADAWLQADPTTFTQAVQARCAQALGHMHMESPAQAWPLELARAQRWIARTAQGGVALAGDAAHTMHPLAGQGLNVGLADAAELARVLQAREYWRELGDLKLLRRYERARAAEVSAMGWVTDGLFGLFSHGDARVQALRNWGLSGFDRSGPLKHWIARQAMGQPRV from the coding sequence ATGAACTTCCCCGCACCCCGCCCCGGCTCCGGCCGGCGTTTTGACGTCGCCATCCGCGGGGCCGGCGTGGTGGGCCAGGCCCTGGCCCTGCTGCTGGCCAAAGACCGGCTGCGCGTGGCCCTCGTGGGCACCCCCCGCAGCCCCCAGGACACCCCCGACGTGCGCGCCTACGCGCTCAACGCCGCCTCGCGCGACCTGCTGCGTACGGTGCGCGCCTGGCCCGATACCGATCCGGCCGACAGCCGCACGCCGCCGATCACACCGGTGAGCGCCATGCAGGTCTGGGGCGACGACGGTGGCGAGCTGCAATTTTCGGCCGACGAACAAGGCGCCGATGCGCTCACCTGGATCGTCGACGTGCCCGCGCTCGAACAGCGGCTGAACGACGCGATCGGCTTCCAGAGCGGCATCGAACGCATGGCCGAAGCCCCGCCCGCCGCGCTCACCGTGGTGTGCGAAGGCAAGCGCAGCCGCACGCGCGAGGAACTCGGCCTGGAGTTCGAGGTGCGGCCCTATCCGCACAAGGCCGTGGCGGCCCGCCTGCACTGCGAGCAACCGCACGGCGGCATCGCCCGCCAGTGGTTTTCGAAGGGCGAGGTGATGGCCCTGCTGCCGCTGGGCGGCCCGTTCGGGAACTCCGTGGCGCTGGTGTGGTCTGTTCCTGCAGAACAGGCCGACGCCTGGCTGCAAGCCGACCCCACCACCTTCACCCAGGCCGTACAGGCGCGATGCGCCCAGGCCCTGGGCCACATGCACATGGAAAGCCCCGCCCAGGCCTGGCCTCTCGAACTCGCCCGCGCGCAGCGCTGGATCGCGCGCACCGCCCAAGGTGGCGTGGCCTTGGCGGGCGATGCGGCACACACCATGCACCCGCTGGCCGGCCAGGGCCTCAATGTGGGACTGGCCGACGCGGCCGAACTCGCGCGCGTGCTGCAGGCGCGCGAGTACTGGCGCGAGCTGGGCGACCTCAAGTTGCTGCGCCGATACGAACGCGCGCGCGCCGCCGAAGTGAGCGCCATGGGCTGGGTGACCGATGGCCTCTTCGGCCTGTTCTCGCACGGCGATGCGCGCGTGCAAGCCTTGCGCAATTGGGGCCTCTCTGGCTTCGACCGCAGCGGCCCGCTCAAACACTGGATCGCGCGGCAGGCCATGGGCCAGCCGCGTGTCTGA
- a CDS encoding DsbC family protein gives MKLLKPFLIAALALVSVAALAQEATIRKNLAERLPNLPAIDEVNKTPMPGVYEVLVNKSDIFYTDAEGNYLIQGSMIDTKARVDLTEKRVEKLTAIAFKDLPLKDSFTIVRGNGRRKMAMFTDPNCGYCKRIERELMKVDNVTVHMFLYPILSEDSADKSRNIWCAKDKAKTYANWMQREIAPPEAKCDAAAVARNFEFGKKARITGTPTLIFANGTRVPGAIGVEQIEKQLAEAKP, from the coding sequence ATGAAACTCCTCAAGCCCTTTCTGATCGCCGCGCTGGCCCTTGTGTCGGTGGCCGCCCTGGCACAGGAAGCCACCATCCGCAAGAACCTCGCCGAGCGCCTGCCCAACCTGCCGGCGATCGACGAGGTCAACAAGACGCCCATGCCCGGTGTCTACGAAGTGCTCGTCAACAAGAGCGACATCTTCTACACCGACGCCGAAGGCAACTACCTGATCCAGGGCTCGATGATCGACACCAAGGCGCGCGTCGACCTGACCGAGAAGCGCGTCGAAAAACTCACCGCCATCGCCTTCAAGGACCTGCCGCTCAAGGACAGCTTCACCATCGTGCGCGGCAACGGCAGGCGCAAGATGGCCATGTTCACCGACCCCAATTGCGGCTACTGCAAACGCATCGAGCGCGAGCTGATGAAGGTCGACAACGTGACGGTGCACATGTTCCTGTATCCGATCCTGAGCGAGGACTCGGCCGACAAATCGCGCAACATCTGGTGCGCGAAAGACAAGGCGAAGACCTATGCCAACTGGATGCAGCGCGAAATCGCGCCGCCGGAGGCGAAATGCGATGCCGCAGCGGTGGCGCGCAACTTCGAGTTCGGCAAGAAGGCACGCATCACCGGCACCCCGACGCTGATCTTCGCCAACGGCACGCGCGTGCCCGGCGCCATCGGTGTCGAGCAGATCGAAAAGCAACTCGCGGAAGCCAAGCCTTGA
- a CDS encoding M61 family metallopeptidase, whose translation MSAKAPRANRRPARPGVRYTVAVSSAQAHLFAVTLQIDAPAKNQRLGLPVWIPGSYLVREFSQHLQGLSAWQNGEPVALRQLDKHRWQAQAEAGQPLELSYEVYAFDASVRTAFLDTERGFFNATSLCLQVLGQEDQPHGLEIVAGASTRGWALATGLTPSDTDAQGFGHYLAQNYDELADCPVEMGRFWSASFTAGGVEHRFVVAGAGAWLDGERLIEDTRKICETQIAFWHGTQPPPFSRYVFMLWATADGYGGLEHRNSTALICQRADLPRPSAPGEKPAALKATDGYTTLLGLISHEYFHTWNVKRLRPAEFARYDYGGENYTELLWFFEGFTSYYDDLMLRRAGLIDDATYLKLVAKTINQVQQTPGRLVQTVAQASFDAWVKYYRMNENTPNATVSYYTKGSLVALCLDLTLRAEGHSSLDAVMRELWQRTDGGPMREADLLRALKRLGRRSYEGEIAAWVHSTDELPLSTLLLGQGVKPSHEKAPLAQQLGLRVSEAGGALVLKTVLRGGAAEAAGMAANDEWLGVEFAPPQRGDAPEAWRIHKLDELTGLRARRAELTAVIARDKRLLRLPLKWPTASHAVLLAIADAPKLQAWLGEQPHA comes from the coding sequence TTGAGCGCCAAGGCCCCACGCGCGAACCGGCGGCCAGCGCGCCCGGGGGTGCGCTACACCGTGGCCGTGTCGAGCGCACAAGCCCACTTGTTCGCGGTCACGCTGCAGATCGACGCACCGGCAAAGAACCAGCGCCTGGGCCTGCCGGTGTGGATCCCCGGCAGCTATCTGGTGCGCGAGTTCTCGCAGCATTTGCAGGGCCTGAGCGCCTGGCAGAACGGCGAACCGGTCGCGCTCAGGCAACTCGACAAGCACCGCTGGCAGGCGCAGGCCGAAGCCGGCCAGCCGCTGGAGTTGAGCTACGAGGTCTATGCCTTCGATGCGTCCGTGCGCACCGCCTTTCTCGATACCGAGCGTGGCTTCTTCAACGCCACCAGCCTGTGCCTGCAAGTGCTCGGCCAGGAGGACCAGCCGCATGGGCTGGAGATCGTGGCGGGTGCATCCACACGCGGCTGGGCATTGGCCACCGGACTCACCCCGAGCGACACCGATGCCCAAGGCTTCGGCCACTACCTCGCGCAGAACTACGACGAACTCGCTGATTGCCCCGTGGAAATGGGGCGTTTCTGGAGCGCCAGCTTCACCGCGGGTGGCGTGGAACACCGCTTCGTGGTCGCCGGTGCAGGTGCATGGCTGGATGGCGAGCGCCTGATCGAAGACACGCGCAAGATCTGCGAAACGCAGATCGCCTTCTGGCACGGCACCCAGCCGCCGCCCTTCTCGCGCTACGTGTTCATGCTCTGGGCCACGGCCGACGGTTATGGCGGCCTGGAGCACCGCAACTCCACCGCGCTGATCTGCCAACGCGCCGACCTGCCCCGCCCCAGCGCACCGGGCGAGAAACCCGCCGCCCTCAAGGCCACCGACGGCTACACCACGCTGCTGGGCCTGATCAGCCACGAGTACTTCCACACCTGGAACGTCAAACGCCTGCGCCCGGCCGAATTCGCGCGCTACGACTACGGCGGCGAGAACTACACCGAGCTGCTCTGGTTCTTCGAAGGCTTCACCAGCTACTACGACGACCTGATGCTGCGCCGCGCCGGCCTGATCGACGACGCCACCTACCTCAAGCTCGTGGCCAAGACCATCAACCAGGTGCAGCAGACGCCAGGCCGCCTGGTGCAGACCGTGGCGCAGGCCAGCTTCGATGCGTGGGTGAAGTACTACCGCATGAACGAGAACACGCCCAACGCCACGGTGAGCTACTACACCAAGGGTTCGCTGGTGGCGTTGTGCCTGGACCTGACTTTGCGCGCCGAAGGCCACAGCTCGCTGGACGCCGTGATGCGCGAACTCTGGCAACGCACCGACGGCGGTCCGATGCGCGAGGCCGATCTGCTGCGCGCGCTCAAGCGCCTGGGCCGGCGCAGCTACGAAGGCGAGATTGCCGCCTGGGTGCACAGCACCGACGAGCTGCCGCTGTCCACCTTGTTGCTGGGCCAGGGCGTCAAGCCCTCGCACGAGAAGGCGCCGCTGGCACAGCAACTGGGCCTGCGCGTGAGCGAAGCCGGGGGCGCGCTGGTGCTCAAGACGGTGTTGCGCGGCGGTGCCGCTGAGGCTGCGGGCATGGCGGCGAACGACGAATGGCTGGGCGTGGAGTTCGCGCCGCCCCAGCGCGGTGACGCGCCCGAAGCGTGGCGCATCCACAAGCTCGACGAGCTGACCGGCTTGCGGGCGCGGCGCGCCGAACTCACGGCCGTGATCGCGCGCGACAAGCGCCTGCTGCGACTGCCCTTGAAATGGCCGACGGCATCGCACGCGGTGCTGCTGGCCATCGCCGATGCACCCAAGCTGCAGGCCTGGCTGGGCGAGCAGCCCCACGCCTGA
- the paaK gene encoding phenylacetate--CoA ligase PaaK encodes MTAFALEPIEKASTDELRALQLKRLQGTLRHAYQNSPVYRAKFDAAGVHPDDCRSLTDLAKFPFTTKQDLRESYPFGMFAVPRERCARIHASSGTTGKPTVVGYTLKDIDTWSSVMARSIRASGARPGDLVHVSYGYGLFTGGLGAHYGAEKLGLTVVPFGGGQTERQVQLIHDFRPDIIMVTPSYMLAIADEFQRVGLDPRESSLRLGIFGAEPWTNDMRGAIEQRMGIDAVDIYGLSEVMGPGVANECIETKDGPTIWEDHFYPEIVHPDTGEPVADGELGELVFTSLTKEALPIIRYRTRDLTRLLPGTARTMRRMEKITGRSDDMMILRGVNVFPTQIEELILKRAELSAHYQCVLTRQGPMDDLTVVVETRAGLLPQSEAAQGAARLLQHDIKAYVGCSVAVELKPEGGVERSQGKAKRVLDKR; translated from the coding sequence ATGACCGCCTTTGCCCTGGAGCCGATCGAGAAAGCCAGCACCGACGAGTTGCGCGCGCTGCAACTCAAGCGCCTGCAGGGCACGCTGCGCCACGCGTACCAGAACTCGCCGGTCTACCGCGCGAAGTTCGACGCCGCCGGCGTGCATCCGGACGATTGCCGCAGCCTCACCGACCTGGCGAAGTTCCCGTTCACCACCAAGCAGGATCTGCGCGAGAGCTATCCGTTTGGCATGTTCGCGGTGCCGCGCGAGCGTTGCGCGCGCATCCACGCCAGCAGCGGCACCACTGGCAAGCCGACGGTGGTGGGCTATACGCTCAAGGACATCGACACCTGGTCGAGCGTGATGGCGCGCAGCATCCGCGCCAGCGGCGCGCGCCCGGGCGATCTGGTGCACGTGAGCTACGGCTATGGCCTGTTCACCGGCGGCCTGGGTGCGCACTACGGCGCGGAGAAGCTGGGCCTCACGGTGGTGCCCTTCGGCGGCGGGCAGACCGAGCGCCAGGTGCAGCTCATCCACGACTTCCGGCCCGACATCATCATGGTCACGCCGAGCTACATGCTGGCGATCGCCGACGAGTTCCAGCGTGTGGGCCTGGACCCGCGCGAGAGCAGCCTGCGCCTGGGCATCTTCGGCGCCGAACCCTGGACCAACGACATGCGCGGGGCGATCGAGCAGCGCATGGGCATCGACGCGGTGGACATCTACGGCCTGTCCGAGGTGATGGGTCCGGGCGTGGCCAACGAGTGCATCGAAACCAAGGACGGGCCGACCATCTGGGAAGACCATTTCTACCCCGAGATCGTCCACCCCGACACTGGCGAACCCGTGGCCGATGGCGAGCTGGGCGAGCTGGTGTTCACCAGCCTGACCAAGGAAGCGCTGCCGATCATCCGCTACCGCACGCGCGACCTCACGCGGCTCCTGCCGGGCACGGCGCGCACCATGCGCCGCATGGAGAAGATCACGGGCCGCAGCGACGACATGATGATCCTGCGCGGCGTCAACGTGTTTCCCACGCAGATCGAAGAGCTGATCTTGAAACGCGCCGAATTGAGCGCGCACTACCAGTGTGTGCTGACGCGCCAGGGCCCGATGGACGATCTCACGGTGGTGGTGGAAACGCGTGCCGGTCTGTTGCCGCAGAGCGAGGCTGCGCAAGGCGCGGCGCGCTTGCTGCAGCACGACATCAAGGCGTATGTGGGCTGCAGCGTGGCGGTGGAGCTCAAGCCCGAAGGTGGCGTGGAGCGCAGCCAGGGCAAGGCCAAGCGGGTCCTCGACAAGCGGTAG
- the paaI gene encoding hydroxyphenylacetyl-CoA thioesterase PaaI, whose amino-acid sequence MSPHDRARKVGDTMFAVDTASKDTMGMELLACEPGRAVMRMVVRALHLNGHQICHGGFIFTLADSTFAFACNSHNRNAVAAGCGIEFLRPAHAGDVLTCEGVEQALSGRHGIYDMRVSNQRGEVVAMFRGKSAVIAGTVFPEEDPR is encoded by the coding sequence ATGTCACCGCACGACCGCGCGCGCAAGGTCGGCGACACGATGTTCGCGGTGGACACCGCGAGCAAGGACACCATGGGCATGGAGCTGCTGGCCTGCGAGCCCGGCCGCGCGGTGATGCGCATGGTGGTGCGGGCGCTGCACCTCAACGGGCACCAGATCTGCCATGGCGGCTTCATCTTCACCCTGGCCGATTCGACCTTCGCCTTTGCCTGCAACAGCCACAACCGCAATGCCGTGGCCGCGGGCTGCGGCATCGAGTTTCTGCGGCCCGCGCACGCAGGCGACGTGCTTACCTGCGAGGGTGTGGAACAGGCGCTGTCGGGCCGCCATGGCATCTACGACATGCGCGTGAGCAACCAGCGCGGTGAGGTGGTGGCGATGTTCCGTGGCAAGAGCGCGGTGATCGCTGGCACGGTGTTTCCCGAGGAGGATCCGAGATGA
- a CDS encoding enoyl-CoA hydratase-related protein: MSTATVVYEERGAVVLLTLNRPDALNSFTRQMHTELWAALDRAEANSSVRALVITGAGRGFCAGADLAEFDFEPGPNLVERANPGPIIDQAFNPTARRLQSLRMPTIAAVNGVAAGAGASLAMTCDIAIAATGASFIQAFSKIGLIPDAGGSWFLVERLGLARAMALAMTGDKLGADKAKEWGLIWDVSDNCVGASLALAQRLASMPTKALVATRALLRDASKRTLDEQLDVERDTQMALGRTHDYIEGVTAFLQKRPANFKGE; encoded by the coding sequence ATGAGCACCGCCACCGTTGTGTACGAAGAGCGCGGGGCCGTGGTCCTGCTCACGCTCAACCGCCCCGACGCCTTGAACAGCTTCACGCGCCAGATGCACACCGAGCTGTGGGCCGCGCTGGACCGCGCCGAGGCCAACTCTTCGGTTCGGGCCCTGGTCATCACCGGCGCGGGGCGCGGCTTCTGCGCGGGTGCCGATCTGGCCGAGTTCGATTTCGAGCCCGGTCCGAACCTGGTGGAGCGTGCCAACCCCGGCCCCATCATCGACCAGGCGTTCAACCCCACGGCGCGCCGCCTGCAGAGCCTGCGCATGCCCACCATCGCGGCGGTCAATGGCGTGGCGGCCGGCGCGGGCGCATCCTTGGCGATGACCTGCGACATCGCCATCGCCGCCACCGGCGCGAGCTTCATCCAGGCCTTCAGCAAGATTGGCCTGATTCCCGATGCCGGCGGCAGTTGGTTCCTGGTCGAGCGCCTGGGCCTGGCACGCGCCATGGCGCTGGCCATGACGGGCGACAAGCTGGGCGCCGACAAGGCCAAGGAGTGGGGCCTGATCTGGGACGTGTCCGACAACTGCGTCGGTGCGTCGCTGGCGCTGGCGCAACGCCTGGCCAGCATGCCCACGAAGGCGCTGGTGGCCACGCGCGCCTTGTTGCGCGATGCCAGCAAGCGCACGCTGGACGAACAGCTGGACGTGGAGCGCGACACCCAGATGGCGCTGGGCCGCACGCACGACTACATCGAAGGCGTGACGGCTTTCCTGCAGAAGCGCCCGGCGAACTTCAAGGGCGAGTGA
- a CDS encoding enoyl-CoA hydratase: MSVPTSPECITVRTEGRVGIVTLNRPKQLNALNNQLMDELGATLKAFDADDGIGCMIITGSEKAFAAGADIGAMATYTFADVYKGDYITRNWETIRSIRKPVIAAVSGFALGGGCELAMMCDFIIAADNAKFGQPEIKLGIIPGAGGTQRLPRAVGKAKTMDMVLTSRMMDATEAERSGLVSRVVPLDKLMDEALGAALTICGLSLPSVMAAKEAVNRSFEGSLSDGVMFERRMFHALFATADQKEGMDAFVNKRKPEFKHN; encoded by the coding sequence ATGTCCGTCCCGACCTCCCCCGAATGCATCACCGTGCGCACCGAAGGCCGCGTGGGCATCGTCACGCTCAACCGCCCCAAGCAGCTCAACGCGCTCAACAACCAGCTGATGGACGAACTGGGCGCCACGCTCAAGGCCTTCGACGCGGACGACGGGATCGGCTGCATGATCATCACCGGCAGCGAAAAGGCCTTTGCCGCGGGCGCGGACATCGGTGCCATGGCCACCTACACCTTCGCCGACGTCTACAAGGGCGACTACATCACGCGCAACTGGGAAACCATCCGCTCCATCCGCAAGCCGGTGATCGCGGCGGTGAGCGGCTTTGCGCTGGGTGGCGGTTGTGAGCTGGCCATGATGTGCGACTTCATCATCGCCGCCGACAACGCCAAGTTCGGCCAGCCCGAGATCAAGCTAGGCATCATTCCCGGCGCCGGTGGCACGCAGCGCCTGCCGCGCGCGGTGGGCAAGGCCAAGACCATGGACATGGTGCTCACCAGCCGCATGATGGACGCCACCGAGGCCGAACGCTCGGGCCTGGTGAGCCGCGTGGTACCGCTGGACAAGCTGATGGACGAAGCCCTGGGCGCGGCGCTCACCATCTGCGGCCTGTCGCTGCCCAGCGTGATGGCGGCCAAGGAAGCGGTGAACCGCTCGTTCGAAGGCTCGCTGTCCGACGGCGTGATGTTCGAGCGCCGCATGTTCCATGCGCTGTTCGCCACCGCCGACCAGAAGGAAGGCATGGACGCCTTCGTCAACAAGCGCAAGCCCGAGTTCAAGCACAACTGA